In a genomic window of Tamandua tetradactyla isolate mTamTet1 chromosome 17, mTamTet1.pri, whole genome shotgun sequence:
- the CDC42EP3 gene encoding cdc42 effector protein 3 yields MPAKTPIYLKAANNKKGKKFKLRDILSPDMISPPLGDFRHTIHIGKEGQHDVFGDISFLQGNYELLPGNQEKACVGQFPGHSEFFRANSTSDSMFSETPSPVLKNAISLPTIGGSQALMLPLLSPVTFNSKQESFGPARLPRLSCEPVLEERAQEKGSLMENGTVHQGDASWGSSGSACQSSQGRDSHSSSLSEQYPDWAAEDLLDPPGPCVLPKEKTRSEESLSDLTGSLLSLQLDLGPSLLDEVLNVMDKNK; encoded by the coding sequence ATGCCTGCCAAGACCCCGATCTACCTGAAGGCTGCcaataacaaaaaaggaaagaagtttaaGCTGAGGGACATTTTGTCTCCTGACATGATCAGCCCTCCCCTCGGGGACTTCCGCCACACCATTCACATCGGGAAGGAGGGCCAGCACGATGTTTTTGGGGATATCTCCTTTCTCCAAGGAAACTATGAGCTTTTGCCTGGAAACCAGGAGAAAGCCTGCGTGGGCCAGTTCCCTGGGCACAGCGAGTTCTTCCGAGCCAACAGCACTTCCGACTCCATGTTCTCGGAGACCCCCTCCCCGGTGCTCAAAAACGCCATCTCCCTCCCGACCATCGGAGGGTCCCAAGCACTCATGCTGCCCTTGCTGTCCCCAGTGACATTTAATTCCAAACAGGAGTCCTTTGGGCCGGCCAGGCTGCCCAGGCTGAGCTGTGAGCCGGTCCTGGAGGAGAGGGCGCAGGAGAAGGGCAGCCTGATGGAGAACGGGACCGTCCACCAGGGAGACGCCTCCTGGGGCTCCAGTGGGTCTGCGTGCCAGTCCAGCCAGGGCAGGGACAGCCACTCGTCCAGCCTCTCCGAGCAGTACCCCGACTGGGCGGCTGAGGACCTGCTGGACCCTCCTGGGCCATGCGTGCTCCCCAAGGAAAAGACCAGATCAGAGGAGTCCCTCTCGGATCTGACGGGCTCACTCCTCTCCCTGCAGCTCGACCTGGGGCCCTCACTTTTGGATGAGGTGCTGAACGtcatggataaaaataagtaa